The genomic region CTGATTTTTGCGCCCCATGGCAACTCGTATCAACGGCTGGTGCCCGGTGCCCATGCCCCGACCGGCGCCGCATGGGGCTATGAAAACCGCACCACCGCCATTCGCATTCCCGGCGGCAGCCCCAAGGCGCGGCGGATCGAGCACCGGGTCGCCGGCGGTGACGTCAACCCCTATCTGATGCTGGCCACGGTTCTGGGGGCGGCGATGGTGGGGATTGAGGACCAGATGTCGCCTCCGGCGCCGATCCCTGGCAATGCTTATGCGGTCCCAGATCTGCCGCAACTGGCCGCCGACTGGGGCGCCGCCATCGATGCTTTTGAGACCGACCCGCTGATTGCCCGGATCCTGCCACCCCTGTTGATCCAAAACCTGGTGATGACCAAGCGGCAGGAGCTGGCGCGGTTTGCGCAGCAGCCCTCTGACACCCATTGGCTGTCTTTACTGGAAACAATCTGACACCTCTTGTCGTGCCTTCAAGCCTCGGCTAGGCTAAATTTGATCAAATTCAGGTGACCCATGAAAATCGGAATTCTTCAAACCGGCCACGCGCCGGACGCGCTGGTAGAGACCTCTGGCAATTATGACCAGATGTTTCGAAGCCTGCTGGACGGCCACGGTTTTGAATTCGAGACCTATGCGGTGCTGGACGGCCAGTTCCCCAGCGGTGCCGATGCGGCGGATGGCTGGTTGATTACCGGCTCAAAATTCGGCGTCTATGAGGATCACGCATGGATCCCCCCGCTGGAGGATCTGGTGCGGGCGATCGACGCCTTGGGCCAGCCGCTGATCGGCATTTGCTTTGGCCACCAGATCATTGCCCAGGCCCTTGGCGGCCTGGTCGAGAAATTTGAGGGTGGCTGGGCTGTGGGCCGGGTGGAATATCAACAGGACGGGCAGACCCTGGCGCTGAATGCCTGGCATCAGGATCAGGTCACCAAACGGCCCGAGGGTGCCCGTGTTGTGGCGGGCAATGATTTCTGTACCAATGGCATCCTGGCTTACGGCGACACCATCTGGACGCTGCAGCCTCACCCGGAGTTCAGCACGGAATTTGTTGCGGCGCTGATCGAAAAACGGGGCCGTGGCGTTGTCCCCGAGGCCATTCTAGACGCCGCAAACAACGGTTTGGACCAGCCACTCGATGCAGCCAAAATCGCGACTTTCATGGCAGATTTTCTTAAGAAAGAGAGGGCGTAATGTCCGACTGGAACAATAACCTTCCCGAGGCTGCCAAGAGATATCTTGAGGGGCGTCGCCTTGACGAGGTTGAATGCATCGTGTCGGATTTGCCCGGCATCGCCCGTGGCAAGGCCGTCCCGGCGTCAAAATTCGCCCGACAGGACTATTTTCACCTGCCCGACAGCGTCTTCTACCAGACTATCACCGGCGATTGGGGGGAGGCTGCGGGCGACGATGGCTTCATCGAAAAAGACATGGTGCTGCGCCCCGACATGTCCACCGCCACTGCCGCGCCCTGGACTGGGGACTGGACCCTGCAGGTTATTCATGACGCCTTTGACAGCGCCGGTGAGCCGATCCCATTTTCACCGCGCAACGTCCTGAAACGGGTGGTCGATCTCTACACTGCCAAGGGTTGGAAACCCATTGTGGCGCCAGAAATGGAATTTTTCCTGGTGGCGCGCAACACCGACCCCTTGCAGGAAATCAAACCGATGATGGGCCGCTCGGGTCGCCCGGCCGCCGCCCGTCAGGCCTACTCAATGACCGCAGTGGATGAATTTGGCCCGGTGATCGACGACATTTACGACTTTGCCGAGGCTCAGGGGTTTGAGATCGACGGCATCACCCAGGAGGGCGGCGCCGGCCAGTTGGAGATCAACCTGGTGCACGGGGACCCGATCAAGCTGGCGGATGAGGTGTTCTATTTCAAGCGACTGATCCGCGAAGCGGCGTTGCGGCACGATTGTTATGCCACCTTTATGGCCAAGCCGATCGCCAACGAACCGGGATCTGCAATGCATATCCACCACTCGATCCTCGACATCGAAACCGGCGAGAATATCTTTTCCGGACCGCAGGGTGGTGAAACAGATGCGTTCTATCACTTCATTGGTGGTCTGCAGACCCATCTGCCCTCGGCGATTGCAGTGCTGGCGCCCTATGTGAACTCCTATCGC from Parasedimentitalea psychrophila harbors:
- a CDS encoding type 1 glutamine amidotransferase; this translates as MKIGILQTGHAPDALVETSGNYDQMFRSLLDGHGFEFETYAVLDGQFPSGADAADGWLITGSKFGVYEDHAWIPPLEDLVRAIDALGQPLIGICFGHQIIAQALGGLVEKFEGGWAVGRVEYQQDGQTLALNAWHQDQVTKRPEGARVVAGNDFCTNGILAYGDTIWTLQPHPEFSTEFVAALIEKRGRGVVPEAILDAANNGLDQPLDAAKIATFMADFLKKERA
- a CDS encoding glutamine synthetase family protein, whose product is MSDWNNNLPEAAKRYLEGRRLDEVECIVSDLPGIARGKAVPASKFARQDYFHLPDSVFYQTITGDWGEAAGDDGFIEKDMVLRPDMSTATAAPWTGDWTLQVIHDAFDSAGEPIPFSPRNVLKRVVDLYTAKGWKPIVAPEMEFFLVARNTDPLQEIKPMMGRSGRPAAARQAYSMTAVDEFGPVIDDIYDFAEAQGFEIDGITQEGGAGQLEINLVHGDPIKLADEVFYFKRLIREAALRHDCYATFMAKPIANEPGSAMHIHHSILDIETGENIFSGPQGGETDAFYHFIGGLQTHLPSAIAVLAPYVNSYRRYVKDHAAPINLSWARDNRTTGIRVPLSGANARRVENRIAGMDCNPYLGIAASLACGYLGLVDEIRPSKQFKGDAYAADEDIPRVMGDALDLFDGSKALHRILGEDFARVYSIVKRAEYDEFLQVISPWEREHLLLNV